GGAGCGTGCGCACCGTGTCAATCAGAGATTCGCCTTTGGTAACGCTGCTGCCGGAAGCAGTGATGTTGACTACATCGGCGGAGAGATTCTTCGCCGCAAGCTCGAAAGAGATGCGCGTGCGCGTGCTATTTTCGTAGAAGAGATTAACGACGGTGCTGCCCTGAAGCGCGGGAACCTTGCGCACCGGGCGCGCCAGCACTTCTTTCATGGCCTGCGTCGTCTGGAGCAGCAGCCGGAGTTCGGCGGCGCTGAAGTCATCCAGGTCGAGCAGGTGGCGGCGCTGAAAGAGCGATTGAATACGCGCCCGATCTGGCATCGGGGGCTGATGAGCCGAAGCAGCAGGGGGTGTCGGTCGTGTTCCCGGAAGCTGCTCGGCTGGGCTGGTATACAACGCTGCGTTCTCCAAATGCATGCTCCTTGTCGTTTTATGCTTATCGTTTTGCGCCTGTCATCTTATGCTTGTGGTTTTATGTTGCCCTCTTGCTCAGGCTTGCTTATGGTTTGTGGCTCAGCAGGACCGTATCGAACCCATCATCTTCCGAAAGGCGCACAAGAATACTTTCTTCGCGTGCAGTCGGGACATTTTTACCGACGTAATCGGCGCGGATGGGCAGTTCGCGGTGTCCCCGGTCAATCAAAACGGCTAGCTGTATTTTGCGTGGGCGGCCATGATCGAGCAAGGCATCCAGCGCGGCGCGGGCGGTGCGCCCGGTATAGAGCACATCATCAACCAGCACCACGATACGATCAGTGATGTCGGTAGGCAGTTCGGTTGGCCGTACCTTGAGCTGCGCGCCGCGTGAGCGCAGGTCGTCGCGGTAAAGTGTCGCGTCTAGTTGGCCTACCGGCACAGCGGTATGCTCCAGCGCGCTGATCCTGACGGCCAGACGCCGCGCCAGAGGTACGCCCCGCGAGCGGATGCCCACCAGCACAAGCTCTGTCGCGCCCGCGTTGCGCTCGACGATCTCGTGGGCCATGCGTGAGATGGCCCGGCGGATTTCTTCCTCGTTGAGGAGGATTTTGGCTGCTCCTTCGTGGCCTGTGGCCTGGCTCATCAATCAGCACTCCTTTGCGGCTTCAGGCTGCCGCTGCTGCTATCTGGCAAGAGGCATAAAAAAAGACCCTTACACCCACCGTTGTGTGGGCGCAAAGGCCAGGGGCACATTGCCCAGGATATATCAAATGAAGCAGCCATCTGGGCTGCGCGCAGATAGCACTCAAAGCGAACTCCTTGCCAGCCTCACGGGGCTGGATTTAAAGGACTTCCCAAGGGCATACTATAGCATCTCTTTCTGCGAATTGCAAGTTCTTGCGCGGTCCTGGCCGTGTATGCTATACTGCCCGTTGGCGCTCGAATAAGGAGGATAAGAAAATGCTGGAACTGGTCAAACAAATAGAGGCAGAATATCTGCGGGAAGATGTACCCGAATTGGCGTCGGGCGATACGGTGCGTGTTCATGTGAAGATGGTTGAGGGCAACCGTCGCCCACAGGTGTTTGAGGGCATTGTGATCCGCATGCACGGACAGGGGGTCAACCGCAGTTTCACTGTGCGGGCGGTCAGGTATGGGGTCGGTGTGGAGCGGACCTTCCTGCTGCATTCGCCGCGTGTTGAGAATATAGAAGTTGTGCGGCATGCCGTCGTGCGGCGCAAGCAGTTGTATTATATGCGCAAGCTGTCGGGCAAGGCGGCGCGTTTGCGGGAGCGGCGCGAGTCATAGGAGGCGCGGCCTATGCCAGCGCGCAGACGGAATGCCGCTCCGACCAGCGAACCCGCGATTGCCGTATCGTTGGGTCGCTGCGATCCCACGCTTGAGGAAGAAGAGCGCCTCAGAGTCCAGGGGCATCTGCTGATTGCCGGATTGGATGAGGCGGGGCGCGGCTGTCTGGCCGGGCCAGTGGTGGCCGCCGCGGCCATCTTGCCGCTGGCAGAGGATTGTTTGCGTCTTTTTGCCGGGGTGCGCGACTCCAAGCAGTTGAGCGCGGTCCAGCGCGAACGCCTCTTCGCGGTAGTAATGGAGCGCGCCGTTGGCGTGGGGGTGGGCGTGGTTTCGGTGGAATGGATTGATCGCTATAATATTTTGCGCGCGACACGGCTGGCAATGCAGCAGGCGTTGGCGACTCTGCCTGTGCGCCCAACCTATCTTCTGCTGGATGCCCTCAAGCTCCCCACTGTGCGTCTGCCGCAGCTTGCCTTGATCAAGGGAGATACGCGCTGCCTTTCGATTGCGGCGGCCTCGATTATTGCCAAGGTTACACGCGACCGGCTGATGCAGAGCCTGGATGAGCAGTATCCGGGCTATGGGTTTGCGCGGCATAAAGGCTATGGGACGGTTGAGCATCAGCGCGCGCTTGCCACATTGGGGCCTTCGCCCGCGCATCGCCGCACCTTTGCCCCGGTACGGGCGCTCTTAGAAACGCGGCAGCTTTCGCTGGACCTCTAACGATCCCCACAGGCAAATTACCCCTAACCGGTATTCCTGCTTTTGGCGGTTAGCCGCGTCCTAAGAATGCCTCACACAACCGACGGGTGGCCCCACCCCTGCCGCCTGGAAGGACGGCGCTACAACCCCGCCCCTGCTCGTGCGGAGGTTGTGTCAGGCGCTCTAAGCCTCTAATTGCCAGTGGGCTGGCGGCGTCTCCGTATTACCGGGCATCAGGACGGCCCGCACCAGGCGTTCCGGGTCATGGCGCACGTAATGGTCGGCGCCAATGGCTATCAGCCGGTCAACCGTCATCTCAGGCACCAACTCCTGGATTCGTTCG
This genomic window from Ktedonobacterales bacterium contains:
- a CDS encoding ribonuclease HII, with the translated sequence MPARRRNAAPTSEPAIAVSLGRCDPTLEEEERLRVQGHLLIAGLDEAGRGCLAGPVVAAAAILPLAEDCLRLFAGVRDSKQLSAVQRERLFAVVMERAVGVGVGVVSVEWIDRYNILRATRLAMQQALATLPVRPTYLLLDALKLPTVRLPQLALIKGDTRCLSIAAASIIAKVTRDRLMQSLDEQYPGYGFARHKGYGTVEHQRALATLGPSPAHRRTFAPVRALLETRQLSLDL
- the rplS gene encoding 50S ribosomal protein L19, translated to MLELVKQIEAEYLREDVPELASGDTVRVHVKMVEGNRRPQVFEGIVIRMHGQGVNRSFTVRAVRYGVGVERTFLLHSPRVENIEVVRHAVVRRKQLYYMRKLSGKAARLRERRES
- the pyrR gene encoding bifunctional pyr operon transcriptional regulator/uracil phosphoribosyltransferase PyrR, whose protein sequence is MSQATGHEGAAKILLNEEEIRRAISRMAHEIVERNAGATELVLVGIRSRGVPLARRLAVRISALEHTAVPVGQLDATLYRDDLRSRGAQLKVRPTELPTDITDRIVVLVDDVLYTGRTARAALDALLDHGRPRKIQLAVLIDRGHRELPIRADYVGKNVPTAREESILVRLSEDDGFDTVLLSHKP